In the genome of Vanacampus margaritifer isolate UIUO_Vmar chromosome 1, RoL_Vmar_1.0, whole genome shotgun sequence, one region contains:
- the vwa1 gene encoding von Willebrand factor A domain-containing protein 1: MESNLLLTWLLMCLLPRTLNAQAAAPEGVLNCCEGDVLFLLDSSGSVSSYEHSRMLEFLSELLLPFSLGEDQVRIGLLQVGTQPRLEFGFDAFRTQSGLQGALRATKPLRGDTNTVEALKIAKDGVLRPGPGDRARPGLPRVLVWLTDGVKPGDVIGPMAELKEEGVAVLVVSTGHGNYQVLRQVVSPPAENHLYFVDIDDMSIILEDLRDAIIEIIRAERITVRDVSSNAATLQWRPVLSGLAGYYEIRFGPHPSGGTGSGGSGPGTSPSTGGSQYQRLVQSSDSNTIRLTGLKPETTYTATLTPESNEQAFNMLSVTFKTQSDVQSPATVTVSESGPTSVRVSWGPLQPEAVTSYYIEYSALPTGKLHAVTVDKRHNSTLLKNLQPGSTYLVTVSARHSSGKEKAMSVKVCTQEVTPALADLQLTTVDSHSVQVDWKGSFDGLKGYWLTWEGQQRVDQRSSFYLPPNSLSTRLNNLPPSARVCVSPIYQTARGEGLCCSAKFASDASTYGYRS, encoded by the exons ATGGAAAGCAACTTGCTGCTGACATGGTTGCTCATGTGTTTGCTCCCGAGAACTTTGAATGCACAGGCTGCTGCACCTGAAGGAG TTCTTAACTGCTGCGAGGGGGACGTCCTTTTCCTATTGGATTCCTCTGGTAGCGTGTCGTCCTATGAGCACTCCCGCATGCTTGAGTTCCTGTCTGAGCTCCTCCTACCATTTTCCCTGGGGGAGGATCAGGTGAGGATTGGACTTCTACAGGTGGGCACCCAACCACGCCTTGAGTTTGGCTTTGATGCTTTCCGCACTCAAAGTGGCCTGCAGGGGGCGTTGAGGGCTACCAAACCCCTCAGGGGGGATACCAACACGGTAGAGGCACTGAAGATTGCAAAGGATGGAGTGCTGAGACCAGGACCCGGGGACAGGGCTCGTCCGGGACTGCCTAGGGTGCTGGTGTGGCTGACGGATGGGGTGAAACCGGGTGATGTGATTGGCCCAATGGCTGAGCTGAAGGAGGAGGGTGTGGCAGTGCTGGTGGTCTCCACCGGCCATGGTAATTATCAAGTATTGAGGCAAGTTGTGTCGCCACCTGCTGAGAACCACCTGTACTTTGTGGACATTGATGACATGAGCATCATCTTAGAGGATCTGCGCGATGCCATCATCG AGATAATCCGCGCCGAGCGTATCACTGTCCGTGACGTCTCCTCCAATGCAGCCACGCTCCAGTGGCGACCTGTTCTTTCCGGTTTGGCGGGCTACTACGAGATCCGCTTCGGTCCACATCCATCTGGCGGAACAGGAAGTGGAGGAAGCGGGCCTGGGACCAGTCCGAGCACTGGTGGTAGTCAGTACCAGAGACTGGTCCAGTCATCAGATTCCAACACTATCAGGCTAACAGGCCTGAAGCCTGAGACCACCTATACTGCCACTTTGACACCAGAGTCCAATGAACAAGCTTTTAACATGCTGTCGGTCACCTTCAAGACACAATCAG ATGTACAGAGTCCAGCTACGGTCACAGTCTCAGAGTCGGGGCCGACCAGTGTTCGAGTGAGCTGGGGTCCTCTCCAGCCGGAGGCTGTCACAAGTTACTACATAGAATACTCTGCCCTGCCCACTGGAAAGCTGCATGCTGTCACAGTGGATAAACGACACAACTCCACGCTCCTCAAGAACCTCCAACCAGGTAGCACCTACTTGGTCACTGTCAGCGCCCGGCATTCATCGGGCAAGGAGAAGGCAATGTCGGTCAAAGTCTGCACGCAGGAAG TGACTCCAGCACTGGCTGACCTGCAGTTGACTACAGTGGACAGCCACTCCGTGCAAGTGGACTGGAAAGGCAGCTTTGATGGTTTGAAGGGCTACTGGCTCACCTGGGAAGGACAACAAAGAGTGGACCAACGTTCTTCTTTCTACTTGCCGCCCAACTCTCTGTCTACTCGACTCAACAACCTCCCCCCTTCTGCGAGGGTGTGCGTGTCACCCATTTATCAGACAGCACGAGGAGAGGGACTGTGTTGCAGTGCAAAATTTGCCTCAG ACGCATCAACGTACGGCTACCGATCATAG